The following proteins are co-located in the Silene latifolia isolate original U9 population chromosome 1, ASM4854445v1, whole genome shotgun sequence genome:
- the LOC141630103 gene encoding F-box/kelch-repeat protein At3g23880-like, with protein MAACGIPLDLIFEILVWLPTISILRFKCVCKEWYNLINSPTFIKLHLNKSLEPNSQHDCMLLWITRNTLYGVDDLYQPVKATKFNWPKDTVNDGDSVYFVGSCNGLVCFKISRSREYSNYGVSSFLIYNPTIRTFKSILPSMEKKWTHNSISCGFGYDSVHDDYKIVVTSCSLGVTNKYVCTYSLNTDLWSCSSTPTRVPTPTGRNWTINSRAIYGNNNMLNYLVLSSDIGDLPTDYRIARYDVVSEKWRDDLSMPVQVSEFRHCVRLEKLNGWSYLHVADLRVSSSEFWMMEDHDGSWNKMFDIFGDLYMHRLIARSKDGHRLLLIPYFYSERTELFWYDQRDNTRTPFKLSETMPRHRESYELCIASLVAIPGGCAP; from the coding sequence ATGGCAGCCTGTGGAATACCATTAGACCTGATCTTCGAGATACTTGTCTGGTTACCGACTATATCCATCCTACGGTTCAAGTGCGTATGCAAAGAGTGGTACAATCTTATCAACAGCCCCACCTTCATTAAACTCCATCTTAACAAGTCCCTCGAACCCAACTCGCAACACGATTGTATGCTTCTCTGGATTACTAGAAATACCCTTTATGGCGTTGATGATCTTTATCAGCCTGTTAAAGCGACAAAATTTAATTGGCCTAAGGATACCGTAAACGATGGTGATTCTGTATATTTTGTAGGCTCTTGCAATGGCTTGGTTTGCTTCAAAATTAGTAGGAGTCGTGAATATTCCAATTACGGGGTTAGCAGCTTCCTTATATACAACCCTACAATTCGTACgttcaaatcaatccttccttcAATGGAGAAGAAATGGACGCACAATTCCATATCATGTGGTTTTGGTTACGATAGTGTACACGACGACTATAAGATCGTAGTTACTAGTTGTAGTTTGGGAGTGACTAACAAATATGTGTGTACATACAGCTTAAACACTGATTTATGGAGCTGTTCCTCCACCCCTACCCGTGTTCCAACCCCAACCGGGAGAAATTGGACAATCAATAGCAGAGCAATATACGGAAACAATAATATGCTAAATTATTTGGTTCTTTCTTCTGATATAGGAGACCTCCCTACTGATTATCGAATTGCTCGTTATGATGTCGTTTCTGAGAAATGGAGAGATGACCTAAGTATGCCGGTTCAAGTTTCAGAGTTTCGTCATTGTGTACGACTTGAGAAGTTGAATGGATGGTCATACCTACATGTTGCTGATCTTCGTGTTAGTTCAAGTGAGTTTTGGATGATGGAGGACCATGATGGTTCATGGAACAAGATGTTTGATATTTTTGGAGACTTATACATGCATCGTCTAATTGCTCGTTCTAAGGATGGACACCGTCTTCTACTGATTCCATATTTTTACAGTGAAAGAACTGAACTGTTTTGGTATGATCAACGAGATAACACAAGGACACCATTTAAACTATCAGAGACAATGCCGAGGCACAGAGAATCATACGAGCTTTGTATTGCAAGCCTCGTTGCGATTCCAGGAGGTTGCGCTCCTTAA
- the LOC141630280 gene encoding NADPH HC-toxin reductase 1-like: MRLQYGIRSITGRLEVYDHLYGEQTHRFIQVHYILTVRPLYLKAVAVCIIIQFKDTTEAAVAGVKSIAMSCIKSGTVKRLIYTASCVSASTFNIDSTSLAEFMDESCWTSPDMPLSFAHEFEKAYALSKTASEREVLKFGESGNLEVVSLVCGVVGGETLLPYVPVSLAVCVSQLKDEESIAFGQLRFTEEICGKIPVIHIEDTCDAHIFCIEKDSINGRFLCASDFVSSADIAAYYTQKFPELSVKQE; encoded by the coding sequence ATGAGACTTCAATACGGCATCAGAAGTATCACAGGGAGATTGGaggtgtatgatcatttgtatgGTGAACAAACTCATAGATTTATTCAGGTACACTATATCCTAACTGTGAGGCCATTGTACCTGAAAGCTGTAGCTGTTTGTATTATTATACAGTTTAAGGACACAACTGAAGCAGCAGTTGCAGGGGTGAAGAGCATTGCCATGTCCTGTATTAAATCAGGCACCGTAAAACGACTAATCTACACCGCCAGTTGCGTATCTGCTTCAACTTTCAACATTGACAGTACTAGCTTAGCAGAATTCATGGATGAAAGTTGCTGGACTTCTCCTGATATGCCACTAAGTTTTGCCCACGAATTTGAAAAGGCATACGCACTGTCGAAAACAGCATCAGAAAGAGAAGTATTGAAATTTGGAGAAAGCGGAAATTTGGAGGTTGTGAGTCTTGTGTGTGGAGTAGTCGGAGGGGAGACGTTACTGCCTTATGTTCCAGTTTCGTTGGCAGTCTGTGTATCTCAGCTTAAAGACGAGGAGTCGATAGCGTTTGGGCAGTTGAGATTCACAGAGGAAATCTGTGGGAAGATTCCAGTTATACACATTGAAGATACATGTGATGCTCATATATTTTGCATTGAGAAAGATTCGATTAATGGACGATTCTTATGCGCCAGTGATTTTGTTTCTTCTGCTGATATTGCCGCGTATTATACGCAGAAATTCCCTGAACTGTCAGTTAAACAAGAGTAA
- the LOC141630346 gene encoding F-box/kelch-repeat protein At3g23880-like, whose product MVDRRVPLDLIIEILVWLPAKSALRFKCVCKDWYNLINSPLFAKLHLNKSLISDSQHNRIFVCTDTHSISISIVDDMYNPLKWIQLNWPKGTLLYPDTKHPVGFCNGLILVKVSQMIIGTSGNRDYMDRCFLICNPTTRTFKSILPCSERKWTDFSFLSYGFGYDIEHDDYKIVVTKFVFGEDDRPVCIYSLKTGLWSWTDLPTSVSIGRCNWIIKSEAIYVNNMLYYLVSLLTLGPIKEYKIIRFDVVYEKWRDNLSLPVKVNGDVDVGVGELDGRLYLHVVEYGVESSDIWMMEEYGSWNKMFHLPKVFQLHHLIACSKDGRQHLLLQDYNGHGDVLQWYDQQNNKRIPLKLKPPPKDRSAIMLSIASLIPIPGCSLTKLQEMKN is encoded by the coding sequence ATGGTAGACCGTCGAGTACCATTAGATCTGATCATAGAGATACTGGTCTGGTTACCGGCTAAATCCGCCCTACGGTTCAAGTGCGTATGCAAAGACTGGTACAATCTTATCAACAGTCCTCTATTCGCAAAACTACATCTTAACAAATCCCTCATATCCGACTCACAACACAATCGTATCTTTGTATGTACTGATACAcatagtattagtattagtattgtTGATGATATGTATAATCCCTTGAAATGGATCCAATTGAATTGGCCTAAGGGTACTCTACTTTACCCCGATACGAAACATCCTGTAGGCTTTTGCAATGGCTTGATTTTAGTCAAAGTTAGTCAGATGATTATTGGTACCAGCGGTAATCGTGATTATATGGATAGATGCTTCCTTATATGCAACCCTACAACGCGAactttcaaatcaatccttccttgCTCGGAGAGGAAATGGACGGACTTCAGTTTCTTATCATATGGTTTTGGCTATGATATTGAACACGACGACTATAAGATCGTGGTGACTAAATTTGTTTTTGGGGAGGATGACAGACCCGTGTGTATATACAGCTTGAAGACAGGTTTATGGAGCTGGACCGATCTTCCTACCAGCGTTTCAATCGGAAGATGTAATTGGATAATCAAAAGCGAAGCAATATATGTAAACAATATGCTATACTATCTTGTTTCCCTTCTGACATTAGGCCCCATCAAAGAATATAAAATTATTCGCTTTGATGTTGTTTATGAGAAATGGAGAGACAATCTAAGTTTACCGGTTAAAGTGAATGGTGATGTAGATGTAGGAGTTGGAGAATTGGATGGACGGTTATACTTACATGTTGTTGAATATGGTGTTGAATCAAGTGACATTTGGATGATGGAAGAATATGGTTCATGGAACAAGATGTTTCATCTTCCTAAAGTTTTTCAATTGCATCATCTAATTGCTTGTTCGAAGGACGGACGACAACATTTATTGCTTCAAGATTATAATGGTCATGGGGATGTTCTCCAATGGTATGATCAACAAAATAACAAAAGGATACCCTTAAAACTAAAGCCACCGCCTAAAGATAGATCTGCAATTATGCTCTCTATTGCAAGTCTAATTCCGATTCCAGGATGCTCCTTAACAAAGTTGCAGGAAATGAAGAATTAA
- the LOC141630409 gene encoding F-box/kelch-repeat protein At3g06240-like, which produces MDAYLPYGFGYDIEHDDYKIVATSDIWPENDSRHVCVYSLKTGLWSWTDLPTSVSTRRCNWRTKSEAIYVNNMLHYLVTHKHKYYKIARFDIVSEKWKDDLSLPVQVSGYVQLGNLDGRLYLNVGEYDINSSDVWMMEEYGSWKKMFHFSLDLFGRCPIARSKDGCHRLLIRDEWDDKAEFFWYDQRDNTRIPFKLERSRRTGSYMLCIASLVAIPGGCSLTKMQQVEAGA; this is translated from the coding sequence ATGGATGCTTACTTACCATATGGCTTTGGTTACGATATTGAACACGATGACTATAAGATCGTAGCAACTAGTGATATTTGGCCCGAGAATGACAGTAGACATGTGTGTGTATACAGCTTGAAGACTGGTTTATGGAGCTGGACCGACCTTCCTACCAGCGTTTCAACCAGAAGATGTAATTGGAGAACCAAAAGCGAAGCAATATATGTAAACAATATGCTACACTATCTTGTTACCCATAAGCACAAATATTATAAAATTGCTCGTTTTGATATCGTTTCTGAGAAATGGAAAGACGACCTAAGTTTACCGGTTCAAGTATCTGGTTATGTACAACTTGGAAATTTGGATGGACGGTTATACTTAAATGTTGGTGAATATGATATTAATTCGAGTGACGTTTGGATGATGGAAGAATATGGTTCATGGAAGAAGATGTTTCATTTTTCTCTTGATTTATTCGGGCGATGTCCAATTGCTCGTTCCAAGGACGGATGTCATCGTTTACTTATTCGCGACGAGTGGGATGACAAAGCTGAATTCTTTTGGTATGATCAACGAGATAACACAAGGATACCATTCAAACTAGAGAGATCGAGAAGGACTGGATCATACATGCTTTGTATTGCAAGCCTCGTTGCGATTCCAGGAGGTTGCTCTTTAACTAAAATGCAACAAGTTGAGGCTGGAGCTTAA
- the LOC141630473 gene encoding F-box protein CPR1-like, translating into MKWTIDYLSSYGFGYDSEHDDYKIVGTRSYWWDDDGKRHVFIYSLKTGLWSSPTPFTRVSTERRCWTNIKSVAILVNNMLHYLVSLVTEGRINEYKIARFDVVTEKWRDDLRLPVKVNGDVELGELDGRLYLHVGEYDIESSEIWMMEEYGSWKKMFHLPKAVHKLLPIALSKDGSHRLFIRDYYNYGPQFFWYDQRDNTRIPFTLNTLLPGNGGSFKLCIASLVAIPGGCSLTKLQQVEDGP; encoded by the coding sequence ATGAAATGGACGATTGATTATTTATCATCATATGGTTTTGGTTACGATAGCGAACACGACGACTACAAGATTGTAGGGACTAGAAGTTACTGGTGGGATGATGACGGCAAGAGGCATGTGTTTATATACAGCCTGAAGACTGGTTTATGGAGCTCTCCTACCCCCTTTACTCGCGTTTCAACCGAGAGACGATGTTGGACAAACATCAAAAGCGTAGCAATATTAGTAAACAATATGCTACATTATCTTGTTTCCCTTGTGACAGAAGGCCGCATCAATGAATATAAAATTGCTCGCTTTGATGTTGTTACTGAGAAATGGAGAGACGATCTAAGGTTACCGGTTAAAGTGAATGGTGATGTAGAACTTGGAGAGTTGGATGGACGGTTATACTTACATGTTGGTGAATACGATATTGAATCAAGTGAGATTTGGATGATGGAAGAGTATGGTTCATGGAAGAAGATGTTTCATCTTCCTAAAGCTGTACACAAACTATTGCCAATTGCTCTTTCAAAAGACGGATCCCATCGTTTATTTATTCGCGACTATTACAATTACGGTCCTCAATTCTTTTGGTATGATCAACGAGATAACACAAGGATACCATTCACACTAAATACATTATTGCCGGGGAATGGAGGATCATTCAAGCTTTGTATTGCAAGCCTTGTTGCGATTCCAGGAGGTTGTTCCTTAACTAAATTGCAACAAGTTGAGGATGGACCTTAA
- the LOC141630531 gene encoding F-box/kelch-repeat protein At3g23880-like, with product MAAPRIPLDLIFEILVWLPTVFILRFKCVCKDWYNLINSPTFIKLHLNKSLEPNSQHDCMLLWITSNTLYGVDDLYQPVKATKLNWPKDTVNDGDSVYFVGSCNGLVCFKISRSREYSNYGVSSFLIYNPTTRTFKSILPSMEKKWTHNSISCGFGYDSVHDDYKIVVTSRSFGVTNKYVFTYSLNTDLWSGSSTPTRVPTPTGRNWTINSRAIYGNNNMLNYLVLSSDIGDLPTDYRIARYDVVSEKWRDDLSIPVQVSEFRHCVRLEKLNGWSYLHVADLRVSSSEFWMMEEHDGSWNKMFDISGDLYMHRLIARSKDGHRLLLIPYFYSERTELFWYDQRHNTRTPFKLSETMPRHRESYELCIASLVAIPGGCSLTKLQQV from the coding sequence ATGGCAGCCCCTCGAATACCATTAGACCTGATTTTCGAGATACTGGTCTGGTTACCGACTGTATTCATCCTACGGTTCAAGTGCGTATGCAAAGATTGGTACAATCTTATCAACAGTCCCACCTTCATTAAACTCCATCTTAACAAGTCCCTCGAACCCAACTCGCAACACGATTGTATGCTTCTCTGGATTACTAGTAATACCCTTTATGGCGTTGATGATCTTTATCAGCCTGTTAAAGCGACAAAATTGAATTGGCCTAAGGATACCGTAAACGATGGTGATTCTGTATATTTTGTAGGCTCTTGCAATGGCTTGGTTTGCTTCAAAATTAGTAGGAGTCGTGAATATTCCAATTACGGGGTTAGCAGCTTCCTTATATACAACCCTACAACTCGTACgttcaaatcaatccttccttcAATGGAGAAGAAATGGACGCACAATTCCATATCATGTGGTTTTGGTTACGATAGTGTACACGACGACTATAAGATCGTAGTTACTAGTCGTAGTTTTGGAGTGACTAACAAATATGTGTTTACATACAGCTTAAACACTGATTTATGGAGCGGTTCCTCCACCCCTACCCGTGTTCCAACCCCAACCGGGAGAAATTGGACAATCAATAGCAGAGCAATATACGGAAACAATAATATGCTAAATTATTTGGTTCTTTCTTCTGATATAGGAGACCTCCCTACTGATTATCGAATTGCTCGTTATGATGTCGTTTCTGAGAAATGGAGAGATGACCTAAGTATACCGGTTCAAGTTTCAGAGTTTCGTCATTGTGTACGACTTGAGAAGTTGAATGGATGGTCATACCTACATGTTGCTGATCTTCGTGTCAGTTCAAGTGAGTTTTGGATGATGGAGGAACATGATGGTTCATGGAACAAGATGTTTGATATTTCTGGAGACTTATACATGCATCGTCTAATTGCTCGTTCTAAGGATGGACACCGTCTTCTACTGATTCCATATTTTTACAGTGAAAGAACTGAACTGTTTTGGTATGATCAACGACATAACACAAGGACACCATTTAAACTATCAGAGACAATGCCGAGGCACAGAGAATCATACGAGCTTTGTATAGCAAGCCTCGTTGCGATTCCAGGAGGTTGCTCCTTAACTAAATTGCAACAAGTTTAG
- the LOC141630672 gene encoding soluble inorganic pyrophosphatase PPA1-like: protein YYGFIPRTLCEDDDPMDVLGLNKEPVIPGCFLRARAIGLMPMIDQGEKDEKIIAVCANDPEVMHYTDINQLPPHRLAEIRRFFEDYKKNENKEVAMDEFLPAKTAHEAIQHSMDLYAEYILQTLRR, encoded by the exons TACTATGGTTTTATTCCTCGAACATTGTGTGAAGACGATGATCCCATGGATGTcttagg TCttaacaaa GAGCCAGTAATCCCGGGTTGTTTTCTCCGAGCACGGGCCATTGGTCTGATGCCTATGATCGATCAGGGTGAGAAAGACGAAAAGATCATTGCGGTTTGTGCTAACGACCCTGAAGTTATGCACTATACTGATATCAACCAACTTCCACCCCACCGTCTGGCTGAGATCAGGCGCTTTTTCGAGGACT AtaagaaaaatgagaacaaagaaGTCGCTATGGACGAATTTCTGCCAGCCAAGACTGCTCATGAAGCCATCCAACATTCAAT GGATCTTTACGCGGAATATATCCTTCAGACGTTGAGGAGATAG
- the LOC141630743 gene encoding F-box/kelch-repeat protein At3g23880-like: protein MAAPRIPLDLIFEILVWLPTISILQFKCVCKEWYNLINSPTFIKLHLNKSLEPNSQHDCMLLWITGNTLYGVDDLYQPVKATKFNWPMDTVDDGDSVYFVGSCNGLVCFKIRWNSEYANYGFSRFLICNPTTRTFKSILPSMEKKWTQSLSCGFGYDSVHDDYKIVVTSRSLGVTNKYVCTYSLNTDLWSGSSTPTRVPTGRNWTINSEAIYGNNNMLHYLVVSSEIGDLTKDYRIARYDVVSEKWRDDLSIPPVQLSKFHYIVQLEKLNGLLYLHIGDIRVRSNEFWMMEEHGSWNKMFTIPRDLYMRHLIARSKDGHRLLLIKYFRSKRPQLFWYDQRDNTRTPFKLAETMPRDRESYELCIASLVAIPGGCSLTKLQQLEDGA, encoded by the coding sequence ATGGCAGCCCCTCGAATACCATTAGACCTGATTTTCGAGATACTTGTCTGGTTACCGACTATATCCATCCTACAGTTCAAGTGCGTATGCAAAGAGTGGTACAATCTTATCAACAGCCCCACCTTCATTAAACTCCATCTTAACAAGTCCCTCGAACCCAACTCGCAACACGATTGTATGCTTCTCTGGATTACTGGTAATACCCTTTATGGCGTTGATGATCTTTATCAGCCTGTTAAAGCGACAAAATTTAATTGGCCTATGGATACCGTAGACGATGGTGATTCTGTATATTTTGTAGGCTCTTGCAATGGCTTGGTTTGCTTCAAAATTAGGTGGAATAGTGAATATGCCAATTACGGGTTTAGCAGATTCCTTATATGCAACCCTACAACTCGTACgttcaaatcaatccttccttcAATGGAGAAGAAATGGACGCAAAGTTTATCATGTGGTTTTGGTTACGATAGTGTACACGACGACTATAAGATCGTAGTTACTAGTCGTAGTTTGGGAGTGACTAACAAATATGTGTGTACATACAGCTTAAACACTGATTTATGGAGCGGTTCCTCCACCCCTACCCGTGTTCCAACCGGAAGAAATTGGACAATCAATAGCGAAGCAATATACGGAAACAATAATATGCTACATTATCTTGTTGTTTCTTCAGAGATAGGAGACCTCACCAAAGATTATCGAATTGCTCGTTATGATGTCGTTTCTGAGAAATGGAGAGATGACCTAAGTATACCGCCGGTTCAACTTTCTAAGTTTCATTATATTGTACAACTTGAGAAGTTGAATGGATTGTTATACTTACATATTGGTGATATTCGTGTTAGATCAAATGAGTTTTGGATGATGGAGGAACATGGTTCGTGGAACAAGATGTTTACTATTCCTAGAGACTTATACATGCGTCATCTAATTGCTCGTTCAAAGGATGGACACCGTCTTCTACTTATTAAATATTTTCGCAGCAAAAGACCTCAACTGTTTTGGTATGATCAACGAGATAACACAAGGACACCATTTAAACTAGCAGAGACAATGCCGAGGGACAGAGAATCATACGAGCTTTGTATTGCAAGCCTCGTTGCGATTCCAGGAGGTTGCTCCTTAACTAAATTGCAACAACTTGAGGATGGAGCTTAA
- the LOC141630800 gene encoding uncharacterized protein LOC141630800: MTNTASSTSDDVLSSQILDQSKSQSYSMVHVEHTGASITPITFNGRNYDEWSRTFQLALMAKGKLGYIDGSISKPSETSSDHGSWCSSNALVTMWIYNTLTPDLRRQISLRPEAKLVWTDIKNRFCQTNEARIYQLQAELLACPQGANESLMEYYGRMTTIWDAILEHDTLPSCACNPCNCNWLTIIAARRERKRVRDFLMGLDERFSNARSQIIGINPLPSLDLIYNHLLQDEGVRNLSITKTDNTPDVMAYAARVNQGPRQSGGGGRDRRNEPSKYYCIACKKSGHSLKFCFQVTGNYPEWWGDRPRPRIYVDPNATDLSNAVFVPDPRTAGSSTRTKQGTSVSSPKAHIVSTPSQPPVTAAAGASVPSSSQQPLSQFDKLDLNALTPSALEELGKLLQARKNDMETARLNGNFSSPFTWIIDTGASHHMSGCLSHFSNLKIISPLSVGLPNGDLTVATQSGDIRLSSRLILRNVLYAANLHCNLLSVSSLLIDTSLTIQFSYNLCLIQDRTSKTVIGAGEQHEGLYYLKGVRDDKAHAYMEPNNNIDTTLLISPSTPSIQNTTQEPSTISPPPSSHGDKSPPQTTEPPPTTVDPTPTIDTTSAPDLTAPPILGRGHRLKIPNTNLNDFIVSKPRPSLHALTTTSSSSGTAFPISHYLNYAKFSPNHKVFLSAVTKNHEPSFFKDVVQVPEWREAMRHELDALEKNNTWTLEDLPPNKKAIGSKWVYKIKYNAYGSIERYKARLVIMGNRQIEGVDYNETFAPTVKLVTVRTLLAIAAAKQWVLHQMDVHNAFLHGDLDEEVYMKPPPGFPHSAKGKVCRLRKSLYGLRQAPRCWYAKLASALLKYGFSQCPYDHSLFSISRSDTEVHVLVYVDDLVICGNNTDFIVKFKTYLSHCFHMKDLGHLKYFLGLEIAHNPTGLFVSQRKYALDILNETGLLGTKPTPTPMEQNHRLALSKLRPTLCTIHSHTDVSLDALSILL; encoded by the exons ATGACAAACACAGCCTCGTCTACGTCTGACGACGTTCTTTCATCTCAAATTCTTGATCAATCCAAATCTCAATCTTACTCTATGGTCCATGTGGAACACACAGGCGCGAGTATTACCCCGATTACGTTTAATGGCAGAAACTATGATGAATGGTCTCGGACTTTCCAACTCGCACTTATGGCGAAGGGAAAACTGGGATATATTGACGGCTCAATCTCGAAACCGTCTGAAACTTCCAGCGATCACGGGTCATGGTGCTCCTCTAACGCACTCGTGACTATGTGGATTTACAATACACTTACACCCGACTTACGCAGACAAATATCTTTACGACCTGAGGCAAAATTAGTTTGGACCGACATCAAAAATCGGTTTTGTCAGACTAACGAAGCACGAATTTATCAGTTGCAGGCCGAGTTGTTGGCTTGTCCTCAAGGCGCGAATGAATCGCTTATGGAATATTATGGCAGGATGACAACTATATGGGACGCGATTCTCGAGCATGACACTCTTCCGTCCTGTGCTTGCAATCCGTGTAATTGCAATTGGCTCACCATCATCGCTGCTCGCAGGGAACGAAAACGAGTACGTGATTTCTTGATGGGTCTTGATGAACGTTTTTCGAATGCTAGATCACAAATTATCGGTATCAATCCTCTTCCCTCTTTAGATCTTATTTACAATCATTTATTGCAAGATGAAGGGGTTCGAAATTTATCAATTACTAAAACCGACAACACGCCTGATGTAATGGCGTATGCTGCCCGTGTTAACCAGGGACCACGGCAGTCCGGGGGTGGGGGGCGTGACCGTCGCAATGAACCCTCTAAATATTATTGCATAGCTTGTAAGAAATCCGGCCATAGCTTGAAGTTTTGTTTCCAAGTGACGGGAAATTATCCCGAATGGTGGGGTGATCGTCCCCGTCCCCGTATCTATGTTGATCCCAATGCTACTGACCTGAGTAATGCAGTCTTCGTTCCCGACCCACGAACTGCGGGTTCTTCTACTCGCACAAAACAGGGGACTTCAGTCTCATCACCCAAGGCACACATAGTTTCTACCCCTTCCCAACCTCCTGTTACGGCTGCCGCGGGTGCTTCCGTGCCGTCATCATCTCAGCAGCCTCTCTCACAGTTTGACAAACTTGACTTGAATGCTCTTACACCAAGTGCACTGGAAGAATTAGGTAAGTTACTTCAGGCCCGCAAAAACGATATGGAAACAGCCCGGCTTAATGGTAATTTTTCTTCTCCTTTTACTTGGATTATCGACACGGGTGCATCCCACCACATGTCGGGATGCCTCTCACATTTTTCGAATCTTAAAATAATCTCTCCCTTGTCTGTTGGACTCCCGAATGGGGATCTTACGGTTGCTACACAAAGTGGTGACATTCGTCTTTCATCTCGTCTAATTTTACGTAATGTTTTATACGCCGCCAATCTACACTGTAATCTCCTCTCTGTTTCTAGTCTATTAATTGATACTAGTCTCACGATTCAATTTTCTTATAACTTGTGTCTTATTCAGGACCGTACCTCGAAGACTGTGATTGGTGCGGGTGAGCAACACGAGGGGCTCTACTACCTTAAAGGTGTCCGCGATGATAAGGCACATGCATACATG GAGCCCAACAACAACATCGACACTACTCTCCTCATCTCACCCTCAACGCCATCTATACAAAACACCACCCAAGAACCCTCCACGATATCCCCACCGCCCTCATCTCACGGTGACAAATCACCCCCTCAAACCACCGAACCGCCACCCACAACCGTGGACCCTACCCCGACCATCGACACTACTAGTGCCCCTGACCTCACGGCACCTCCTATTCTTGGACGCGGTCATCGTCTTAAAATTCCAAATACCAATCTCAACGATTTCATCGTATCTAAACCGCGCCCCTCGTTACATGCTCTCACCACCACATCATCGTCTTCTGGTACGGCTTTTCCAATCTCTCATTATCTTAATTATGCAAAGTTTTCACCTAACCATAAAGTCTTCTTGTCGGCCGTGACCAAAAATCACGAGCCTAGTTTCTTTAAAGATGTTGTGCAGGTTCCAGAATGGCGCGAGGCCATGAGACATGAACTCGATGCCCTTGAGAAGAACAATACTTGGACTCTCGAAGATTTACCTCCCAACAAAAAGGCTATTGGGTCCAAATGGGTCTATAAAATTAAGTACAATGCATACGGATCAATAGAGCGCTATAAAGCTCGTCTAGTCATTATGGGTAATCGCCAAATTGAAGGGGTCGATTATAATGAAACTTTTGCCCCAACTGTCAAGCTCGTCACGGTTCGTACTCTTCTGGCTATTGCCGCTGCAAAACAATGGGTCCTCCATCAAATGGATGTCCATAACGCCTTCCTTCACGGAGACCTCGATGAAGAAGTGTATATGAAACCGCCCCCGGGTTTTCCTCACTCGGCCAAAGGAAAAGTTTGTCGCCTTCGAAAATCTTTATATGGTCTCCGACAAGCACCTCGATGTTGGTATGCAAAGCTTGCTTCCGCTCTCCTTAAATATGGGTTTTCACAATGTCCTTACGATCACTCGCTCTTTTCCATCTCCCGGTCCGACACTGAGGTACATGTCTTAGTCTATGTTGATGACTTGGTTATTTGTGGTAACAACACTGACTTTATCGTCAAATTTAAGACCTACTTAAGTCACTGTTTTCACATGAAAGATCTCGGCCATCTCAAATACTTCCTTGGTCTTGAAATTGCCCACAACCCAACCGGTTTATTTGTGTCTCAACGAAAATATGCTCTCGACATCTTAAATGAAACCGGGCTACTTGGTACAAAACCGACACCTACTCCTATGGAACAAAATCATCGCCTTGCCCTATCAAAGCTAAGGCCGACCTTATGCACGATCCACAGCCATACCGACGTCTCGTTGGACGCCTTGTCTATCTTACTATAA